A single window of Plasmodium reichenowi strain SY57 chromosome 14, whole genome shotgun sequence DNA harbors:
- a CDS encoding exported protein 2, putative: MKVSYIFSFFLLFFVYKNTNTVVCDNAYGDLVATSALTTVIKDPLSLTIKDIYEHGVKNPFTKIIHKLKKFIRYRKVLRWSRMWWVLLVREIVGDNTIERKTEK, encoded by the exons atgaAAGTcagttatatattttccttttttttgttattcttcgtatataaaaatacaaacaCTGTAGTTTGTGATAACGCATATGGAGATTTAGTAGCAACAAGTGCCTTAACCACCGTTATTAAAGATCCACTTAG TTTAACAATTAAAGATATTTATGAACACGGAGTAAAAAACCCATTTACAAAAATCATCCATaaattaaagaaatttATACGTTATAGAAAAGTCTTAAGATGGTCACGTATGTGGTGGGTATTGTTAGTAAGAGAAATTGTTGGAGATAACACCATCGAAAGAAAAACCGAAAAg
- a CDS encoding hypothetical protein (conserved Plasmodium protein, unknown function), whose amino-acid sequence MRRNISMLKYHILYKKALKPTWFQEYRKNEVNFFFLFDRKRNIISGNISENKDMKIKHVEDTKLKSVKKNKNVQEEENDEDVYVLNGKPLYAQKNKKSKDEIKNKVSSLKKIKYLTNTDNFFYARLNESLSKTKKNKPDKKEIIKKEEYNNRDQIIQEIEYKKVNDENNKQKNISSHIYSTEHIQYNQNVQYNQNVQYNQNVQYNQNVQDNQNIQDNQNSPCVDNIKSDIYNELTNSHNNINKNNNAIINNDNNKCTEKIPGESKQMFSGNLVNLTNNIKIDENKLNIEGNHDKLTTNNIYNNKQVNEKEENKIHSNKSNNQYNEQSNDLNIKKFPNDNKSIKQDIFEVLNKINNEKDKKEVEKFLNHFLLYKNNNPSNILGNFVSFYFCNILSEDLKDLKYSYYDGVKLCVNTFLNSLRELNENQISKMTNVYLEEYFLNIFRILKDHNLNLHFDNIEIINIKLLSVYNILGLIRNINGKRNFQKKKNIKKFLYQYICIDNKDIALLKSKNRIKFLSNIIKNGVTTRMHILVTLSYDLSSYDNVSSNIITKNNIKNTTMELIFENQLENPNFSIQSNDTLNLKSSGWYLADINQILNENLPYE is encoded by the coding sequence ATGAGAAGAAATATCTCTATGCTTAAATAccatatattatacaagAAAGCATTAAAACCCACTTGGTTCCAAGAATATAGAAAGAATGAAGTGAACTTTTTCTTTCTCTTCGATAGGAAgagaaatattatatcagGAAATATTTcagaaaataaagatatgaaaataaaacatgTGGAGGAcacaaaattaaaaagtgtaaagaaaaataaaaatgtgcAAGAAGAAGAAAACGATGAAGATGTGTATGTATTAAATGGAAAACCTTTATATGCAcagaaaaataaaaaaagtaaagatgagataaaaaataaagtgtcttctttaaagaaaataaaatatttaacaAACACAgataatttcttttatgCTAGATTAAACGAAAGCTTAAgtaaaacaaaaaaaaataaaccagataaaaaggaaataataaaaaaagaagaatataataatagagatcaaataatacaagaaatagaatataaaaaagttaacgatgaaaataacaaacaaaaaaatatttctagtcatatatatagtaCTGAACATATACAGTATAATCAAAATGTACAGTATAATCAAAATGTACAGTATAATCAAAATGTACAATATAATCAAAATGTACAGgataatcaaaatatacAGGATAATCAAAATTCACCATGTgttgataatataaaaagtgatatatataatgaacTTACCAATAGTCATAAcaacataaataaaaataataatgctatcattaataatgataataataaatgtacaGAAAAGATACCAGGGGAAAGCAAACAAATGTTCTCAGGAAATCTTGTGAATCTtactaataatattaaaattgatgaaaacaaattaaatatagaaGGAAACCATGATAAATTAacaacaaataatatatataataataaacaagttaatgaaaaagaagaaaataaaattcattctaataaatcaaataatcaatataatgaacagagtaatgatttaaatattaaaaaatttcctaatgataataaaagtataaaacaagatatttttgaagttttaaacaaaataaataatgaaaaggaTAAAAAAGAAGTAGAAAAATTCTTgaatcattttttattatataaaaacaataacCCTTCAAATATTTTAGGAAATTTTGTtagtttttatttttgtaatatcTTAAGTGAAGATCTAAAAgatttaaaatattcttattatgATGGTGTAAAATTATGTGTTAATACATTCTTAAATTCTTTGAGagaattaaatgaaaatcaAATATCTAAAATGACAAATGTTTATTTagaagaatattttttaaatatattccGTATTTTAAAAGATCATAATCTGAATTTACATTTTgataatatagaaataatcaatatcaaattattaagtgtatataatatattaggTTTAATTCGAAATATTAATGGGAAAAGaaattttcaaaaaaaaaaaaacatcaaaaagtttttatatcaatatatatgtattgataataaagatatagctttattaaaaagtaaaaatagaataaaattcttatcaaatattataaaaaatggaGTAACTACACGTATGCATATATTAGTAACTTTGTCGTATGATTTATCTTCATATGATAATGTTTCTTccaatattattacaaaaaataatattaaaaatacaacAATGGAATTAATTTTTGAAAACCAGTTGGAAAATCCAAACTTCTCTATACAATCTAATGATActttaaatttaaaatcATCTGGCTGGTATTTGGCAGACATCAAtcaaatattaaatgagAACTTGCCTTATGaatga
- a CDS encoding RNA 3'-terminal phosphate cyclase-like protein, putative: MEFCGSNFFRLRLALSLISGKAITIKNIRMKRKSIIKNGMNNEMDIQEELWKNKDVDNYNNYGLQEYEAKILKLIDKLCDNTTIKINEEGDEIYFEPGYLIGNTNEEDSRNMYNMTFHCGKERSITYYLEFLIMIVLFFKNPVNILLKGITDDYIDNNVYTCKIICEHFFKEILKLNEDFLYINILKRSTKPECSGEVHFFMRNIKKINPFDITNVGVVNKISGSILSNNISLMFRNKIMNCAKKQLYHFTPYINIDVQKEDDKKNKNINSHFISFSLFAHTKYNCIYAADICVDELFLKKLKEGINNRDKHEHMHDRSNILEHKQYYMNDNYHNNDENILPSYTQKNQQNNLLTKHINNNLHDVDIYERLGFFISLKMINQIKGLSSVDTNYQWLPLLYMALAADTSVSKITLSVIKPYSITLIRLLRDFFNVVFKIEKVQKSPIHYSYLIQCVGIGYQNIFKKTF, translated from the coding sequence ATGGAATTTTGCGGAAGTAATTTTTTCCGACTGCGGCTAGCTTTAAGCCTAATAAGTGGTAAAGCcataacaataaaaaatatccgaatgaaaagaaagagtataattaaaaatggAATGAATAATGAAATGGATATACAAGAAGAATTATGGAAGAACAAAGATgttgataattataataattatggTCTTCAAGAATATGAAGCAaagatattaaaattaattgaTAAATTATGTGATAATACTactattaaaataaatgaagaaggagatgaaatatatttcgAACCCGGATATCTTATTGGTAATACAAATGAAGAAGATTCAAGgaatatgtataatatgACGTTTCATTGTGGTAAAGAAAGAAgtataacatattatttagaATTTTTGATTATGATagttttgttttttaaaaatcctgttaatattttattaaaaggTATTACAGATGattatattgataataatgtttatacttgtaaaataatatgtgaacatttttttaaagaaattttaaaattaaatgaagattttttatatattaatatattaaaaagatcTACAAAACCTGAATGTTCAGGTGAAGTTCATTTCTTTATGAgaaatatcaaaaaaataaatccTTTTGATATAACTAATGTTGGAGTAGTTAACAAAATAAGTGGCTCCATtttatcaaataatatttctttaatgtttagaaataaaataatgaattgtgcaaaaaaacaattatatcattttacaccttatattaatattgaTGTACAAAAGgaagatgataaaaaaaataaaaatataaattcccattttatatctttttccttatttgctcatacaaaatataattgtatatatgCTGCAGATATATGTGTAgatgaattatttttaaagaaaCTCAAAGAGGGGATAAATAATCGGGATAAACATGAACATATGCACGATAGGTCTAATATATTGGAACataaacaatattatatgaacgacaattatcataataatgatgaaaacATATTACCTTCTTATACACAAAAAAATCAACagaataatttattaacaaaacacataaataataactTACACGATGttgatatatatgaacGTCTAGgattttttatatctttaaaaatgataaatcAAATTAAAGGATTATCATCAGTAGATACAAATTATCAATGGTTACCTTTACTATATATGGCTTTAGCTGCTGACACGTCTGTTTCTAAGATAACATTAAGTGTTATAAAACCATATTCTATTACACTCATTAGATTATTGCGTGATTTTTTCAATGttgtttttaaaatagAAAAAGTACAAAAGTCACCAATTCATTATTCCTATCTCATTCAGTGTGTTGGAATAGGatatcaaaatatttttaaaaaaactttttaa
- a CDS encoding RAP protein, putative has translation MLLKRGKTFFYSQIKIRRFFCDGKNNYINNSYSNYIPVNKNIKNNNNNNNYVDDNEVNKKNIKSGDIPKDDAKLKTSQHIQYNSNNYTKKNYVHNYENKYNKDKISVNPNMNQMENNMTHNEINDEYFHDDYYNEENKYGNDDRHKLDYPNIDNNYNNINDVDNIHSMYNDRRSNKKMKDLKKRKENREHTKNVDEQCYKNDDYNNNYVNYNHNKEYNMHNNMSPYNNENIKTKEDYIKDKQKSNNYFDNKNIYNNLQDYSNDNNISNDIPLNDKDNFLNDQSNEHKYENIEKKYIRDNSNVKENNEEIIMNGKLNKQNDEKDNMENPIIDNNKINQDHNNTCSDKNSSSEWIENEEDIPNVFEVDENLTEEEKEEKLKLIKLITEKLASPLKTTSDNKNQNESVKNENDKNKKEEENSLFADDRPIAIEVDGPSHFYANSNRYTTYTKLKHRILTKLGYNVIHISYIDWRKLRNKSEREEFILKKLKEKNDEFLDDEDRTYYNERMNMIKDDYVKYMNDKKASTN, from the exons atgtTATTGAAGAGGGGAAAgacttttttttattctcaAATAAAAATCCGTCGCTTTTTTTGTGATGGAAAAAACAACTACATTAATAATAGCTACTCGAATTACATACctgtaaataaaaatattaagaataataataataataataattacgTGGATGATAATGAGGtgaataagaaaaatataaaaagtgGAGACATTCCAAAAGATGATGCTAAGTTAAAAACAAGTCAACATATTCaatataattcaaataattatacaaaGAAGAATTATGTACAcaattatgaaaataaatataataaggATAAAATTTCTGTAAATCCGAATATGAATCAGatggaaaataatatgacacataatgaaataaatgatgaatattttcatgatgattattataatgaggaaaataaatatggtAATGATGACCGTCATAAATTAGATTATCCAAACATAGacaataattataataatattaatgatgTTGATAACATACATAGTATGTATAATGACAGAAGatcaaataaaaagatGAAGGATTTGAAAAAGAGGAAAGAAAATAGGGAACATACCAAAAATGTAGATGAACAATGTTATAAGAACgatgattataataataattatgttaattataatcataataaagaatataatatgcataataatatgtcaccttataataatgaaaatataaaaacaaaggaggattatataaaggataaacaaaaatcaaataattattttgataataaaaatatatacaataatttacaagattattcaaatgataataatataagtaATGATATACCATTAAATGATAAggataattttttaaatgatcAATCGAATGAACATAAATATGAgaatatagaaaaaaaatatataaggGATAATTCAAAtgtaaaagaaaataatgaagaaattataatgaatggaaaattaaataaacaaaatgaCGAAAAGGACAATATGGAAAATCCCAttatagataataataaaataaatcaagatcataataatacatGTAGTGATAAAAATTCATCTTCTGAATGGAtagaaaatgaagaagataTTCCTAACGTTTTTGAAGTTGATGAAAATTTAAcagaagaagaaaaagaagagaAATTAAAACTTATCAAATTAATAACCGAAAAATTAGCTAGTCCATTAAAAACAACTagtgataataaaaatcaaAACGAAAGTGTAAAAAACGAAAAcgataaaaataaaaaagaagaagaaaattcCCTTTTTGCAGATGATAGACCTATAGCTATAGAAGTTGATGGCCCTTCTCATTTTTATGCAAATAGTAATCGATACACCACATACACAAAATTGAAGCATCGAATATTAACCAAGCTAG GTTATAATGTTATCCATATAAGCTATATCGACTGGAGAAAGCTCAGGAACAAAAGTGAAAGGGaagaatttattttaaaaaagttaaaagaaaaaaatgacgAATTTTTAGATGATGAAGATAGAACATATTACAATGAAAGAATGAACATGATTAAGGATGATtatgttaaatatatgaatgataaaaaagcaagtacaaattaa
- a CDS encoding proteasome subunit beta type-2, putative — translation MDTLIGLRGNNFVVLAADTYSINSIIKLKNDDNTKFYDIHGNKCLLLGGSIGDRLQFGEFIRKNVHLYQYQNNTDMFVKSFAFFTRKNLAYYLRRNPFEVNCLIAGYDKKDGYQLYWCDYLSNMDSVNKGAHGYGAYLVSAILDKYYHENLTVDEALDIFKLCFEELKKRFLLTQINYELRIMYDNKVETQYVTV, via the exons ATGGATACATTGATTGGTTTAAGAGGAAACAATTTCGTAGTCCTGGCTGCTGATACATATAGCATAAATTcaataattaaattaaaaaatgatgacAACACAAAATTTTATGATATACATGGAAATAAATGTTTATTACTAGGAGGTTCAATAGGAGACAGATTACAATTTGGAGAATTCATTCGTAAAAATGTGCACTTGTATCAGtatcaaaataatacaGATATGTTTGTTAAAAGTTTTGCTTTTTTtacaagaaaaaatttGGCTTACTACTTGAGAAGAAACCCTTTTGAAGTTAATTGTCTGATAGCTGGATATGATAAG AAGGATGGATATCAACTATACTGGTGTGATTATTTAAGTAATATGGATTCTGTTAATAAAGGTGCTCATGGATACGGAGCCTATTTAGTAAGCGCAATATTAgataaatattatcatgAAAATCTAACAGTTGATGAGGCCttagatatatttaaattatgtTTTGAAGAATTGAAAAAAAGGTTTCTATTAACTCAAATTAACTACGAACTAAGAATAATGTATGATAATAAAGTAGAGACACAATATGTAACcgtataa
- a CDS encoding hypothetical protein (conserved Plasmodium protein, unknown function): MKIVQAPFFSFFFFLFPVFCFFQCYGIYKNKKISKAFLIHKKEGKGKAFASNFRSKSKISNRINKLNEHINNIHVGQIKLGYIYDIKDNDIYVKLKDKDRNVVIKKENNYLLENKLLYDYLYDRNLINDVLYNKISHENCKDIKDNRKDIQDHYKKQINPCVVLIKEVNEKNDEILGELYCNEISKRKDKIFDKLNELKSMEKKIFIKILKNVRNKYYIVLINDCIKGYLLYDEKLNLSEQLHKNIDTYYNKKLNEKYDDHKKSKNINNELIYNNSKRLSAYIIDVNKKLEYVFLSLYKYPENILNQKLEDIQHTILQENLFENNYFKAEVTDYCNNGNNIIVKIFENKNANIRVKIKSHNIINTRNILRNFDYLKNKVLTHEFNKYFTNLDDSVYQNVAKGNINKNLINQEIYAKEKNIQSNEKNYINHDNSNDINSNVNKSNDNTSYKNTYNKNIAKKKKDYIEKFKQFKDQYYGCKDVDALKYINVDDYIYKREKLLYVRIINKTLDRNVYEGSMVHSEIINKNIYDIIKQITNKNNVCINYDPKLRYPSKVIAFFNNFVILSTKILKTDILTDIIKNQESNKINDKLKLPNIVDKNVITLIEKRYIDHENLKVGDIFFCRFENVKRQSIRNVFNLSNSAIINIYNTFFKKDKDSYIVPSKYKEEQHMLHDEIKQKETKKQQQQKKYIHSSNTNENLNIDKNIDTNIDTKNQEDGNQKSTTEYVNKNINQHTFEELFFEKYDIYFMKAELHKDTEYRLNKNNIDKNFKLLKNICDNYLSGFNKSYVNYSSIREHYILTYLGEQNYKIYRQIVSDYFSSNENSYKELLQTDCQELLTSIFDIALDKPNELNIENIQNFNKLLWDKVNKLNVNELNYVLKDLKKLKNRLYIYPCSYDNQIGRMNLILNNQKPIKKEHILNLNVNDNIKELLLKEYKNFTFPIDYIRELILKKKFSKHKDNDKIGIIYILAEETIHLYENSAKDVEPFSEDQLNTLRAQVLKKSKKNIIEGSPQEEESFHSSLYDVENNQIRKILYMIKEDLEKQKKKNKLDEVDKEYEEEQKTHIDATEYHKNLPELEEMNKLSEDVFYMKLPFVE; this comes from the exons atgaaaatagTCCAAGCCCCTTTCTTttccttctttttttttttatttcctgTTTTTTGTTTCTTCCAATGTTATggtatttataaaaataagaaaatatcAAAAGCATTTCTTATACATAAGAAAGAGGGTAAGGGAAAGGCTTTTGCATCAAACTTTAGAAGTAAGAGTAAAATATCGAATcgaattaataaattaaatgaacatataaataatattcacGTGGGGCAAATAAAACTaggatatatttatgatattaaagataatgatatatacgtaaaattaaaagataaagatAGAAATgttgttataaaaaaggaaaataattatttactTGAGAATAAATTACTTTATGATTATTTGTATGATCgaaatttaataaatgatgtactatataataaaatatcacATGAGAATTGtaaagatataaaagataatcGTAAAGATATTCAAGATCATTATAAAAAGCAGATAAATCCTTGTGTTGTTCTGATAAAAGAAGTCAAcgaaaaaaatgatgaaatatTAGGAGAATTATATTGTAATGAAATTAGTAAAAGGAAAGATAAAATTTTTGATAAACTGAACGAATTAAAAAgtatggaaaaaaaaatttttataaaaattttaaagaatgtaagaaataaatattatattgttttaataaatgattGTATTAAAGGTTATCTTCtatatgatgaaaaattaaatcTGTCTGAACaattacataaaaatattgatacatattataataaaaagttgaatgaaaaatatgatgatcataaaaaaagtaaaaatataaataatgaacttatatataataattccAAAAGGTTAAGTGCATATATTATAgatgtaaataaaaaattagaatATGTTTTCCTGTCTCTTTATAAATATCCAgagaatatattaaaccAAAAATTAGAAGATATACAACATACCATACTACAAGAAAATttatttgaaaataattattttaaagCTGAAGTAACAGATTATTGTAATAATGGAAATAACATTATTGTTAaaatttttgaaaataaaaatgcTAATATAAGAGTTAAAATTAAATCAcacaatattattaatacacGTAATATACTTAGaaattttgattatttaaaaaataaagtcTTAACACatgaatttaataaatatttcacTAATCTGGATGATTCAGTGTATCAAAATGTAGCAAAgggaaatataaataaaaatttaataaatcaagaaatatatgcaaaggaaaaaaatattcagtccaacgaaaaaaattatattaatcatgataatagtaatgatattaatagtaatgttaataaaagtaatgataatactagttataaaaatacatataataaaaatatagctaaaaagaaaaaagatTATATTGAAAAATTTAAACAATTTAAAGATCAATATTACGGTTGTAAAGATGTAGATGCtctaaaatatattaatgttgatgattatatttataaaagagaaaaatTACTTTACGTAAGAATTATAAACAAAACTTTAGACAGAAATGTATATGAAGGAAGTATGGTTCATTcagaaattattaataaaaatatttatgatattattaaacaaattactaataaaaataatgtttGTATTAATTATGATCCAAAATTAAGATATCCCTCAAAAGTTATAGCATtctttaataattttgttattCTTTCTACAAAAATTTTGAAAACAGATATACTTACAGATATTATCAAAAATCAAGaatcaaataaaattaatgaCAAATTAAAACTTCCAAATATTGTTGATAAGAATGTCATCACACTAATAGAAAAACGTTATATTGATCatgaaaatttaaaagTAGGAGATATCTTTTTTTGTAGATTTGAAAATGTTAAGAGACAAAGTATACGAAAtgtatttaatttatcCAATAGTGCaattatcaatatatataatacattttttaaaaaagacAAAGACTCGTATATAGTACCTtctaaatataaagaagaaCAACATATGTTACATGATGAAATCAAACAAAAGGAAACTAAaaaacaacaacaacagaaaaaatatatccaCTCAAGtaatacaaatgaaaacttaaatattgataaaaatatcgACACAAATATTGATACAAAAAATCAAGAGGATGGAAATCAGAAATCTACTACAGAATATgtaaacaaaaatataaatcaaCATACGTTTGAAGAACTGTTctttgaaaaatatgatatttattttatgaaagCAGAATTACATAAAGATACTGAATACagattaaataaaaataatattgacaaaaatttcaaattattgaaaaatatatgtgataATTATCTTTCAGGTTTTAATAAATCTTATGTAAATTATTCAAGTATTCGTGAACATTATATTCTTACATATTTAGGAgaacaaaattataaaatatatagacAAATTGTATCtgattatttttcatcCAACGAAAATTCTTATAAAGAACTTCTACAAACAGATTGTCAAGAATTGTTAACAAGCATTTTTGATATTGCTCTAGATAAACCTaatgaattaaatatagaaaacatacaaaattttaataaactCTTGTGGGATAAAGTAAATAAACTTAATGTTAATGAATTAAATTATGTTTTAAAAGatcttaaaaaattaaaaaataggttatatatatatccatgCTCGTATGATAATCAAATTGGAAGAATGAACcttatattaaataatcaaaaaCCAATTAAAAAGGAACACATACTAAATCTAAATGTAAACGACAATATAAAAGAACTACTACTAAAAGAATACAAAAATTTTACATTTCCCATTGATTATATAAGagaattaattttaaaaaaaaaattctcCAAACATAAAGACAATGACAAAATTggtattatttatattcttgCAGAAGAAACTATTCACCTTTATGAAAATTCAGCAAAGGATGTTGAACCCTTTAGTGAAGACCAACTTAATACTTTAAGAGCACAAGTTTTGAAgaaatcaaaaaaaaatattatagaaGGATCACCTCAGGAAGAGGAAAGTTTTCATTCCTCTCTTTATGACGTGGAAAATAATCaaattagaaaaatattatatatgataaagGA AGATTTAGAAAAGcagaaaaagaaaaacaaattgGATGAAGTTGACAAAGAATATGAAGAAGAACAGAAAACACATATAGATGCCACAGAATATCATAAGAATTTACCTGAACTTGAagaaatgaataaattatCTGAAGATGTCTTTTATATGAAGCTTCCATTCgttgaataa